The region GCAGGCTGGTGAACTCCGGCGAGATCATCTCGCTCATCATCCGCGACGAGAGCATCCACGGGGTGTATGTGGGTCTGCTGGCCCAGGAGGTGTGCGCCAGTTTGAGCGAGAGGGCCCAGAAAAAGGCGGAGCGGGAGGTCTACGAGATGCTGGAGCAGCTCGAGGCCCTCGAGCGCCGCTACACCCAGACCCTGTACGCGCCCCTTGGCCTGGAGGAAGCCGTTCTAACCTTCGCGCACTACAACGCCGACAAGGCCCTGATGAACCTGGGGCTAAAGCCTCACTTCGAGGTGGGCGCGGAACAGGTCAATCCGGTGGTGCTGGCCGGGCTCTCGACCAAAACCAAAAACCACGACTTTTTCTCCACCAAGGGCAATGGCTATGTCAAGGCCATCCGGGTAGAGCCCCTCTGCGATGCGGATTTCATCTTCGAAGGCCTCTCGCCCGAGTATCTCCCCGTCACCAAGCGCGATGGGCGGGAGGTTCCCTTCGACGAGATACGTATCGTGCGGGCAGTAGAGAAGGCTGCCACCGCCGTGGGGGTAGGCCTCGAGCCGGAGGTCATCGAGCAGCACATCCTCTCCCCCATCAAGCGGCGGGCACGCAAGGAGCGGTTGCACATCGAGCAGATCCAGGACATGGTGGAGGAGGGCCTGATGAAAAGCTACCCCCAGGTGGCTAGGGCTTATATCCTCTACCGGGAGGAGCGCACCCGGCAGCGGGGTTTGGCGTGAGCCAGCAGACCCGTACCGTACACCTGGTACGCCCACCCGACTGCAACCACTATGGCAACCTGTATGGGGGCACGGCCATGGCCTGGATGGACGAGGCTGCGTTCGTGGCTGCCACCCGCTACGCCCGCTCTAAGGTGGTTACGGTACACACCGACGCCATCGATTTCCACCAGCCCGTTCCACAGGGCTCGATTGTGGAGCTGGTGGCCTGGGTGAGCTCGGTGGGGCGCAGCTCCATGCGCCTGGAGGTGGAGATGTGGGTCGAGCCGATCAGCAAAGAAACGCGCATCCTGGCCTGTCGGGCTGGTTTTGTCATGGTGGCGTTGGACGAAAACGGAAAGCCCAGGGCCATCAACGCTCCAGGTTGAGACGTTCTGAGGCGAAAACATGCACCTCTCGCTTCCAACAAGATACCCTGTATGGCAGTTCTCCTGGCCCTGACGCTCGACTGGTTTTTGCGGGAACCCCCCGCCCGGCTGCATCCGGTGGTCTGGATGGGGGCTTACCTGAACCGGGTGGGGCGAAAGCTGACCTCGAGGCCACCCCGAAGCGCGCTGCTGCTGGGTACAGGGTACTGGCTGATGGGTGCCGTTT is a window of Meiothermus cerbereus DSM 11376 DNA encoding:
- the nrdF gene encoding class 1b ribonucleoside-diphosphate reductase subunit beta, with product MELVEQTFSAVNWNCLEDAYTKMFWDQNVRQFWVDEEIPLADDKLTWMTLSKEEQRVYEQVLAGLTLLDTVQGSVGMPLLSQHIPKLQAKAVLSFMGAMEHMHAKSYSSIFSTLCSSERIGELFDWVKGQPLLQEKQRFVLERYQGVQDRQSLYLGLAASVFLESFLFYSGFFFPLLLAGQGRLVNSGEIISLIIRDESIHGVYVGLLAQEVCASLSERAQKKAEREVYEMLEQLEALERRYTQTLYAPLGLEEAVLTFAHYNADKALMNLGLKPHFEVGAEQVNPVVLAGLSTKTKNHDFFSTKGNGYVKAIRVEPLCDADFIFEGLSPEYLPVTKRDGREVPFDEIRIVRAVEKAATAVGVGLEPEVIEQHILSPIKRRARKERLHIEQIQDMVEEGLMKSYPQVARAYILYREERTRQRGLA
- a CDS encoding acyl-CoA thioesterase, which encodes MSQQTRTVHLVRPPDCNHYGNLYGGTAMAWMDEAAFVAATRYARSKVVTVHTDAIDFHQPVPQGSIVELVAWVSSVGRSSMRLEVEMWVEPISKETRILACRAGFVMVALDENGKPRAINAPG